The following are encoded together in the Bacillus cereus group sp. RP43 genome:
- the pdxT gene encoding pyridoxal 5'-phosphate synthase glutaminase subunit PdxT, with protein MVKIGVLGLQGAVREHVKSVEASGAEAVVVKRIEQLEEIDGLILPGGESTTMRRLIDKYAFMEPLRTFAKSGKPMFGTCAGMILLAKTLIGYEEAHIGAMDITVERNAFGRQKDSFEAALSMKGVGEDFIGVFIRAPYVVNVADDVEVLSTHGDRMVAVRQDQFLAASFHPELTDDHRVTAYFVEMVKEAKMKKVV; from the coding sequence ATGGTGAAAATCGGTGTGCTAGGTCTTCAAGGTGCAGTTCGTGAGCATGTAAAATCAGTTGAGGCAAGTGGTGCAGAAGCTGTTGTTGTAAAGCGTATAGAACAACTTGAAGAGATTGATGGTCTTATTTTACCAGGCGGTGAAAGTACAACAATGCGCCGTCTTATTGATAAATATGCTTTCATGGAGCCTCTTCGTACATTTGCGAAGTCTGGTAAACCAATGTTTGGTACATGTGCAGGTATGATTCTTCTTGCGAAAACACTTATTGGCTATGAAGAAGCACATATTGGTGCTATGGATATTACGGTTGAGCGCAATGCGTTCGGACGCCAAAAGGATAGTTTTGAAGCTGCACTTTCAATGAAAGGTGTGGGAGAGGACTTTATTGGTGTATTTATCCGTGCTCCGTATGTTGTAAATGTAGCTGATGATGTTGAAGTACTTTCTACACATGGAGATCGAATGGTAGCAGTAAGACAAGATCAGTTTTTAGCTGCGTCATTCCATCCAGAATTAACGGATGATCATCGTGTGACAGCATACTTTGTAGAAATGGTAAAAGAAGCGAAAATGAAAAAAGTTGTATAA
- the pdxS gene encoding pyridoxal 5'-phosphate synthase lyase subunit PdxS, which produces MTNVTGTERVKRGMAEMQKGGVIMDVVNAEQARIAEEAGAVAVMALERVPADIRAAGGVSRMADPTIVEEVMGAVSIPVMAKCRIGHLVEARVLESLGVDYIDESEVLTPADEVYHLNKRDYTVPFVCGCRDIGEAARRIAEGASMLRTKGEPGTGNIVEAVRHMRQVNAEIRQVANLREDELMTYAKNTGAPYEVLLEIKRLGRLPVVNFAAGGVATPADAALMMQLGADGVFVGSGIFKSENPEKFARAIVEATTHYEDYELIASLSKGLGNAMKGVEISTLLPEQRMQERGW; this is translated from the coding sequence ATGACAAATGTAACAGGGACAGAACGTGTAAAACGTGGAATGGCAGAAATGCAAAAAGGCGGCGTTATTATGGACGTAGTTAACGCCGAGCAAGCAAGGATTGCAGAAGAGGCAGGCGCAGTTGCTGTTATGGCATTAGAGCGTGTACCTGCAGATATTCGTGCAGCAGGTGGCGTTTCTCGTATGGCAGATCCAACAATTGTTGAAGAAGTTATGGGTGCTGTATCAATTCCGGTTATGGCAAAATGCCGTATCGGTCACCTTGTAGAAGCACGTGTATTAGAATCATTAGGGGTAGACTATATCGATGAGAGTGAAGTATTAACTCCTGCTGATGAAGTATACCATTTAAATAAACGTGATTACACAGTTCCATTTGTATGTGGTTGCCGCGATATCGGAGAAGCTGCACGTCGTATTGCAGAAGGTGCATCTATGCTTCGTACAAAAGGTGAACCAGGAACAGGAAACATTGTAGAGGCAGTGCGTCATATGCGCCAAGTCAATGCAGAAATCCGTCAAGTTGCAAATCTACGTGAAGATGAGTTAATGACATATGCAAAAAATACTGGTGCTCCTTATGAAGTACTACTTGAAATTAAACGCCTTGGTCGCCTACCAGTTGTAAACTTTGCAGCAGGTGGTGTAGCAACACCAGCAGATGCAGCGTTAATGATGCAACTTGGTGCTGATGGTGTATTTGTTGGATCTGGTATCTTCAAATCAGAGAACCCAGAGAAATTTGCACGTGCAATCGTTGAGGCAACGACTCATTATGAAGATTACGAACTAATTGCAAGCCTTTCTAAAGGATTAGGTAATGCAATGAAAGGTGTCGAAATTTCAACGTTATTACCAGAACAACGCATGCAAGAGCGCGGATGGTAA
- a CDS encoding D-alanyl-D-alanine carboxypeptidase family protein produces MFCKRFIALVTVLTIACSMFAPYSNASAETAAALNIEAGAAILVEANSGKIVYQKNADELLSIASMTKMMSEYLVNEAISKGKLKWDQKVKVSEYAYKISQDRSLSNVPLENGGSYTVKELYEAMAIYSANGATIALAEAVAGKEVDFVKMMNDKSKEFGLKSYKFVNSTGLTNRDLKGQHPEGTTPEEENKMSARDVAILAQNLIKDFPKVLDTAKIPKKVFQEGGKYPVNMDNWNWMLKGLVKQYEGVDGLKTGSTPEAGDCFTGTVERNGMRFISVVIKTNSHTARFDETKKLYDYGFANFEMKKMYEKGSSVKGKETVRVENAKDKDVAVQTKQAVSLPVPKGSKDVYKTEFKEGNKGQEAPMKKGVTLGQMVVTSKDSNDPGFLSGKSLQVDLVTKSEVEEAGWFTRSMRGIGSFFSGMWNSAVDTVKGWF; encoded by the coding sequence ATGTTTTGCAAAAGATTCATTGCGTTGGTAACAGTGCTTACAATAGCTTGTAGCATGTTTGCACCATATAGCAATGCATCAGCAGAAACAGCAGCTGCTTTAAACATTGAAGCAGGTGCAGCGATTTTAGTTGAAGCGAATTCTGGGAAAATTGTATATCAAAAGAATGCAGATGAATTATTATCAATTGCCAGTATGACAAAAATGATGAGTGAATACTTAGTGAATGAGGCAATATCAAAAGGGAAACTGAAGTGGGATCAAAAAGTTAAAGTTTCTGAATATGCATATAAAATTTCACAAGATCGTTCATTATCAAATGTTCCGCTAGAAAATGGTGGTTCTTATACGGTAAAAGAACTGTATGAAGCAATGGCAATTTATTCTGCTAATGGAGCGACAATCGCTTTAGCTGAAGCAGTGGCAGGAAAAGAAGTTGATTTCGTAAAAATGATGAATGATAAGTCGAAAGAGTTTGGATTAAAAAGCTATAAATTTGTCAACTCTACAGGCTTAACGAACAGAGATTTAAAAGGGCAACACCCTGAAGGAACAACTCCAGAAGAAGAAAATAAAATGTCTGCAAGAGATGTTGCGATTTTAGCACAAAATCTTATTAAAGACTTTCCAAAAGTATTAGATACAGCTAAAATTCCAAAAAAGGTATTCCAAGAGGGTGGAAAATACCCAGTTAATATGGATAACTGGAATTGGATGCTAAAAGGCTTAGTTAAGCAATATGAAGGCGTAGATGGTCTGAAAACAGGATCAACTCCAGAAGCAGGAGATTGTTTCACTGGTACGGTCGAGAGAAATGGTATGCGTTTCATTTCTGTAGTTATTAAAACAAATTCTCATACGGCAAGATTTGATGAGACAAAGAAATTATATGATTATGGCTTTGCTAACTTTGAAATGAAGAAAATGTATGAAAAAGGTTCTTCGGTTAAAGGAAAAGAAACAGTAAGAGTTGAAAATGCGAAAGATAAAGATGTAGCAGTTCAAACGAAGCAAGCTGTTTCACTTCCGGTGCCAAAGGGAAGTAAAGACGTTTATAAAACAGAATTTAAAGAAGGAAATAAGGGACAAGAGGCACCTATGAAAAAGGGAGTTACACTTGGCCAAATGGTTGTAACGTCTAAAGATAGTAATGATCCTGGATTTTTATCAGGAAAATCATTACAAGTAGACCTTGTAACAAAATCTGAAGTAGAAGAGGCAGGCTGGTTCACACGTTCTATGCGCGGAATTGGTTCTTTCTTTAGTGGTATGTGGAATAGTGCTGTTGATACAGTAAAAGGTTGGTTTTAA
- the guaB gene encoding IMP dehydrogenase, producing the protein MWESKFVKEGLTFDDVLLVPARSDILPREVSVKTVLSESLQLNIPLISAGMDTVTEADMAIAMARQGGLGIIHKNMSIEQQAEQVDKVKRSESGVISDPFFLTPEHQVYDAEHLMGKYRISGVPVVNNLDERKLVGIITNRDMRFIQDYSIKISDVMTKEQLITAPVGTTLEEAEKILQKYKIEKLPLVDNNGVLQGLITIKDIEKVIEFPNSAKDKQGRLLVGAAVGVTADAMLRIDALVKASVDAIVLDTAHGHSKGVIEKVKEVRAKYPALNIIAGNVATAEATKALIEAGANVVKVGIGPGSICTTRVVAGVGVPQLTAVYDCATEARKHGIPVIADGGVKYSGDMVKALAAGAHVVMLGSMFAGVAESPGETEIYQGRQFKVYRGMGSVGAMEKGSKDRYFQEGNKKLVPEGIEGRVPYKGPLADTVHQLVGGLRAGMGYCGAQNLEFLRENAQFIRMSGAGLRESHPHHVQITKEAPNYSL; encoded by the coding sequence ATGTGGGAATCTAAATTTGTTAAAGAAGGTTTGACTTTTGATGATGTATTACTTGTACCAGCGAGGTCAGATATATTACCAAGAGAAGTAAGTGTTAAAACAGTTTTATCTGAAAGCTTACAGCTAAACATCCCGTTAATTAGTGCAGGAATGGATACAGTAACAGAAGCTGACATGGCTATTGCAATGGCTCGTCAAGGCGGTTTAGGAATTATTCATAAGAATATGTCTATTGAGCAACAGGCAGAGCAAGTTGATAAAGTAAAGCGCTCTGAAAGCGGCGTTATTTCAGATCCTTTCTTCTTAACTCCAGAACATCAAGTATATGATGCAGAACATCTTATGGGAAAATATCGTATCTCAGGTGTACCAGTTGTAAATAATTTAGATGAGCGAAAATTAGTTGGTATTATTACAAACCGTGATATGCGTTTCATCCAAGACTACTCAATCAAAATTTCTGACGTAATGACAAAAGAACAGTTAATTACAGCTCCAGTTGGTACTACACTGGAAGAAGCTGAAAAGATCCTACAAAAGTATAAAATTGAAAAGCTCCCTCTTGTTGATAATAACGGTGTATTACAAGGGCTTATTACAATAAAAGATATTGAAAAAGTAATTGAATTCCCAAACTCTGCTAAAGATAAGCAAGGACGCTTATTAGTTGGAGCAGCTGTTGGTGTAACGGCTGATGCTATGCTTCGTATCGATGCATTAGTAAAAGCTAGCGTAGATGCAATTGTACTTGATACAGCTCATGGGCATTCTAAAGGTGTTATTGAAAAGGTAAAAGAAGTTCGTGCGAAATATCCAGCACTAAATATTATCGCTGGAAATGTTGCTACAGCTGAAGCAACGAAAGCATTAATTGAGGCTGGTGCAAACGTAGTTAAAGTTGGTATTGGACCAGGTTCTATTTGTACAACGCGTGTTGTAGCTGGTGTTGGTGTACCACAATTAACAGCAGTTTATGATTGTGCAACAGAAGCTCGTAAACACGGTATTCCAGTTATTGCTGATGGCGGTGTTAAGTACTCTGGTGATATGGTTAAAGCTTTAGCAGCAGGAGCACACGTTGTTATGCTAGGTAGTATGTTTGCTGGTGTTGCTGAAAGTCCTGGAGAAACTGAAATTTACCAAGGTCGCCAATTTAAAGTATATCGTGGTATGGGTTCTGTTGGAGCGATGGAAAAAGGAAGTAAAGATCGTTACTTCCAAGAAGGAAACAAAAAACTTGTTCCTGAAGGTATTGAAGGACGCGTACCATATAAAGGACCTTTAGCAGATACAGTTCATCAATTAGTTGGTGGATTACGTGCAGGTATGGGATATTGCGGAGCGCAGAATTTAGAATTCTTACGTGAGAATGCACAGTTCATTCGTATGTCAGGTGCAGGTTTACGTGAAAGCCATCCTCATCACGTACAGATTACAAAAGAGGCTCCAAACTACTCATTATAA
- a CDS encoding YaaC family protein — protein sequence MHQTHCTWQQLSFFFSSQNVQRYLARCYEKSSIQDAEKKSFENCYPFIYYLEHGKNYYELYKVAPFSIQPMLLFYGISQLFKACLLTIDPNYPESTTVLAHGVTTRKRKKQGYQFLEDEVKIQKNGLFTHVAEQLFHMKHLEAEKFNMLELMGNIPELQNLLRYSQKVSTLCKIDSTNKNELSFSVNILDRLHMTKERFSRYIETTCKHLSIQHVPEKNNELNLFFSAPIQSWNPMYSTPLYYEHLTDTYYLPLTTEPRNSKPVLPELLVHYLLLYNLSMISRYETDWWYDLLGSYGSEDYPFIYQFLNISAQKIPYYISTFLLTEPGLFHGK from the coding sequence ATGCATCAAACACATTGTACTTGGCAGCAATTAAGTTTCTTTTTTTCATCTCAAAATGTACAACGTTATCTTGCCCGTTGTTATGAAAAATCCTCCATACAAGATGCTGAAAAAAAAAGTTTTGAAAACTGTTATCCCTTTATTTACTACTTAGAACACGGGAAAAATTATTATGAATTATATAAGGTGGCCCCCTTTTCGATTCAGCCAATGTTGTTATTTTATGGAATTAGCCAACTGTTTAAAGCTTGCTTGTTAACTATTGATCCTAACTACCCAGAATCAACTACTGTTTTAGCTCATGGCGTTACAACTCGTAAACGAAAAAAACAGGGGTATCAATTTTTAGAAGATGAGGTGAAAATACAGAAAAACGGATTGTTTACTCACGTTGCAGAACAACTGTTTCACATGAAACACTTAGAAGCGGAGAAATTTAATATGTTAGAGCTAATGGGGAATATTCCTGAATTACAAAATTTGTTGCGCTATAGTCAAAAAGTATCAACTTTATGTAAGATCGATTCAACAAATAAAAATGAGCTCTCCTTTTCAGTCAATATATTAGATCGACTACATATGACTAAAGAGCGATTTTCTCGTTACATCGAAACAACTTGTAAGCATTTATCAATACAACACGTACCTGAGAAAAATAATGAATTAAATTTGTTTTTTTCGGCACCTATTCAATCATGGAATCCTATGTATAGTACACCTTTATACTACGAGCATCTTACTGACACTTATTATTTACCACTTACAACCGAACCTAGAAACTCTAAACCAGTGTTGCCTGAGCTCCTTGTTCACTATTTATTGCTCTATAATTTAAGCATGATTTCTAGGTATGAAACAGATTGGTGGTATGACTTACTTGGAAGCTATGGCTCTGAAGATTATCCATTTATTTATCAGTTTCTCAATATTTCTGCTCAAAAAATCCCTTACTATATTTCAACATTTTTACTAACAGAACCGGGCCTATTTCATGGGAAATAA